Proteins co-encoded in one Ponticoccus alexandrii genomic window:
- a CDS encoding GFA family protein, producing the protein MTDQTIRGHCLCGAVTFRTEAAPAGPSVCHCSQCRRMSGHLWASAYVPRTALVIEGPVRWFDSSPEARRGFCPTCGSFLFWEAHAEETTSFALGALDRPTGITLEKHIFAGDKGDYYDIADGVPIRS; encoded by the coding sequence ATGACCGACCAGACCATCCGGGGCCACTGCCTCTGCGGCGCCGTGACCTTCCGGACCGAGGCCGCGCCAGCGGGGCCAAGCGTCTGCCATTGCAGCCAGTGCCGGCGCATGTCGGGGCACCTCTGGGCCTCTGCCTACGTGCCCCGGACCGCCCTTGTGATCGAGGGACCGGTGCGCTGGTTCGACTCCTCCCCGGAGGCGCGGCGCGGCTTCTGCCCGACCTGCGGTTCTTTCCTGTTCTGGGAGGCCCATGCCGAAGAGACGACCAGCTTCGCCCTCGGCGCGCTCGACCGGCCCACCGGGATCACGCTGGAAAAGCACATCTTTGCTGGCGACAAGGGCGACTATTACGACATCGCGGATGGCGTCCCGATCCGGTCCTGA
- a CDS encoding glutamate--cysteine ligase — MSIPQSGGGPVESKAQLAEYLASGIKAKDDWRIGTEHEKFGYCKDSLKPLPYDGDRSIRAVLEGLRDRYGWDAVEEGGHIIGLTKDGANVSLEPGGALELSGAPLETIHQTCDEVNEHLREVKGVADEIGVGFIGLGAAPIWTHDEMPLMPKGRYKLMDAYMPKVGTTGREMMRRTCTVQVNLDFGSEADMVQKLRVALALSPVATALFANSPFFEGKPLGVQSKRMQIWETLDDSRTGMLPFVFDEGFGFEAWVDYALDVPMYFVYRDGVYVDALGQSFRDFMKGELPALPGEIPTLSDWADHLTTVFPDARVKKFIEMRGADGGPWRRLCALPAFWVGLMYDQTALDAAWDIAKDWDAETREDLRAASIREGLRARVGKIDMLALSREVLGIAEAGLKARARAGSGGLVPDETHFLNALKESVDSGKTPSDELLEHYHGDWNGDLKRIYAAFSY; from the coding sequence ATGTCGATCCCTCAATCCGGCGGCGGACCCGTCGAGTCCAAGGCGCAACTGGCCGAATACCTCGCATCCGGCATCAAGGCCAAGGACGACTGGCGCATCGGCACCGAGCACGAGAAGTTCGGCTACTGCAAGGATTCGCTGAAACCGCTGCCCTATGACGGCGACCGCTCGATCCGCGCGGTGCTGGAAGGCCTGCGGGATCGCTACGGCTGGGATGCGGTCGAAGAGGGCGGACACATCATCGGCCTGACCAAGGACGGCGCCAACGTCTCGCTGGAACCCGGCGGCGCGCTGGAGCTTTCGGGCGCCCCGCTGGAAACCATCCACCAGACCTGCGACGAGGTGAACGAACATCTGCGCGAGGTGAAGGGCGTCGCCGACGAGATCGGCGTGGGCTTCATCGGGCTGGGCGCGGCGCCGATCTGGACGCATGACGAGATGCCGCTGATGCCCAAGGGTCGTTACAAGCTCATGGACGCCTACATGCCCAAGGTCGGCACCACCGGCCGCGAGATGATGCGGCGCACCTGCACCGTGCAGGTCAACCTCGACTTCGGGTCAGAGGCGGACATGGTTCAGAAGCTGCGCGTGGCGCTGGCGCTCTCCCCTGTCGCCACCGCGCTCTTCGCCAACTCCCCGTTCTTCGAGGGCAAGCCGCTGGGCGTCCAGTCCAAGCGCATGCAGATCTGGGAAACGCTGGACGATTCGCGGACGGGCATGCTGCCCTTCGTCTTCGACGAGGGCTTCGGCTTCGAGGCCTGGGTCGATTACGCGCTGGATGTGCCGATGTACTTTGTCTACCGCGACGGCGTCTATGTCGATGCGCTGGGCCAGTCGTTCCGCGATTTCATGAAGGGCGAACTGCCGGCCCTGCCGGGCGAAATCCCCACCCTCTCGGACTGGGCCGATCACCTGACGACGGTCTTCCCCGACGCACGGGTGAAGAAATTCATCGAGATGCGCGGCGCCGACGGGGGCCCGTGGCGCAGGCTCTGTGCGCTGCCCGCCTTCTGGGTCGGGCTGATGTACGACCAGACCGCGCTCGACGCGGCATGGGACATCGCCAAGGACTGGGACGCTGAGACCCGCGAAGACCTGCGCGCCGCCTCGATCCGCGAGGGCCTGCGCGCCAGGGTCGGCAAGATCGACATGCTGGCGCTCTCGCGCGAGGTGCTGGGCATCGCCGAGGCCGGGCTGAAGGCGCGGGCGCGCGCCGGTTCGGGCGGTCTGGTGCCCGATGAGACCCATTTCCTGAACGCGCTGAAGGAAAGTGTCGACAGCGGCAAGACTCCCTCCGACGAACTTCTGGAACACTACCACGGCGATTGGAACGGCGATCTGAAGCGCATCTACGCCGCCTTTTCCTACTGA
- a CDS encoding GAF domain-containing protein yields the protein MPADYQTLTRTIAALTEGETDTVALMATVSCEVHHADDRFDWTGFYRVTEPGLLKIGPYQGGHGCLVIPFDRGVCGACARTGKAQLVPDVEAFPGHIACASSTRSELVLPVRDGSGALIAVFDIDSDRPSAFDKADARALQAILDAVFAGGGG from the coding sequence ATGCCTGCCGATTACCAGACCCTGACCAGAACCATCGCCGCGCTGACAGAGGGCGAGACGGACACTGTCGCGCTGATGGCCACCGTCAGCTGCGAGGTGCACCACGCCGACGATCGGTTCGACTGGACCGGCTTCTACCGCGTCACCGAGCCGGGCCTTCTGAAGATCGGCCCCTATCAGGGCGGGCACGGGTGCCTCGTGATCCCCTTTGACAGGGGTGTCTGCGGGGCCTGCGCCCGCACGGGCAAGGCGCAACTGGTCCCGGACGTCGAGGCCTTTCCCGGGCATATCGCCTGCGCCTCTTCGACCCGGTCGGAACTGGTGCTTCCGGTGCGTGACGGCTCTGGCGCATTGATCGCCGTCTTCGATATCGACAGCGACCGGCCTTCGGCCTTCGACAAGGCGGACGCGCGGGCCTTGCAGGCTATCCTGGACGCGGTCTTCGCAGGCGGTGGCGGATGA
- a CDS encoding ATP-binding protein produces the protein MITSAERSNDGILIRCVLDGTPDNVSDSLRKIRAEIERHAPGADEGLPWELVVAEVLNNIVEHAYRDRPAGRIIVCLAFCATGLCAVFTDYGCEMPGHRPPEGRVVELDRPPVALPEGGFGWFLIRSLTTDLRYHRVNGANHLSLTVPRSQDV, from the coding sequence ATGATCACATCGGCCGAACGGTCGAATGACGGAATCCTGATACGCTGCGTCTTGGACGGCACGCCGGACAACGTCTCTGACAGTCTGCGCAAGATCCGGGCCGAGATCGAACGGCACGCCCCCGGGGCCGATGAGGGGCTGCCATGGGAGTTGGTGGTGGCGGAGGTGCTGAACAATATCGTCGAGCATGCCTATCGCGACCGCCCGGCGGGCCGGATTATCGTCTGCCTCGCGTTCTGCGCGACCGGCCTATGTGCCGTTTTCACCGACTACGGTTGCGAGATGCCCGGCCACCGCCCGCCCGAAGGACGGGTGGTAGAGCTCGACCGCCCGCCAGTGGCCCTGCCAGAGGGCGGCTTTGGCTGGTTCCTGATCCGCTCGCTGACCACCGATCTGCGCTACCACCGCGTGAACGGGGCCAACCACCTTTCCCTGACGGTGCCACGGTCTCAGGACGTCTGA
- a CDS encoding acetyl-CoA C-acyltransferase, producing MHRVVITGAARTPMGGFQGALSSETAAGLGGAAIRAARAQAGDPAIDEVLMGCVLPAGQGQAPARQAGFAAGLDEAVPATTLNKMCGSGMKAAMFGFDRLALGHASTIVTGGMESMTNAPYLLPKMRGGARLGHGAVVDHMFLDGLEDAYDKGRLMGTFAEDCAEAFQFTRAAQDDYALASLSRALAAQKSGAFGAEIAPVTLATRSGETTVAEDEQPGNARPNRIPHLKPAFRKGGTVTPANASSISDGAAALILATEEAAEAAGCTPRAYVMGHASHAQAPALFPTAPVPAARKLLERLGWEKADVDLWEVNEAFAVVPMAFMREMTLDREIVNVNGGACALGHPIGASGARIVVTLLHALEARGLKRGVAAICIGGGEGTAIAIERP from the coding sequence ATGCACAGGGTCGTCATCACCGGGGCCGCCCGGACGCCCATGGGGGGCTTTCAGGGGGCGCTTTCGTCGGAAACCGCCGCCGGTCTGGGTGGGGCAGCGATCCGCGCCGCCCGCGCGCAAGCGGGCGATCCGGCCATCGACGAGGTGCTGATGGGCTGTGTCCTGCCCGCGGGGCAGGGGCAGGCTCCGGCACGTCAGGCGGGCTTTGCCGCGGGGCTGGACGAGGCGGTTCCGGCCACCACGCTTAACAAGATGTGCGGCTCTGGCATGAAGGCGGCGATGTTCGGCTTCGACCGGCTGGCGCTTGGCCATGCCTCGACCATAGTAACGGGCGGCATGGAGTCGATGACCAATGCGCCCTACCTCTTGCCGAAGATGCGCGGCGGCGCCCGGCTGGGCCATGGCGCGGTGGTCGATCACATGTTTCTCGACGGGCTCGAGGATGCCTACGACAAGGGGCGCCTGATGGGCACCTTTGCCGAGGATTGCGCCGAGGCCTTCCAGTTCACCCGCGCCGCGCAGGACGACTATGCCCTGGCCTCGCTGTCGCGCGCGCTGGCGGCGCAGAAATCCGGGGCTTTCGGCGCCGAAATCGCCCCGGTCACACTGGCCACCCGCAGCGGCGAGACAACAGTGGCCGAGGATGAACAGCCCGGCAATGCCCGGCCCAACCGCATCCCGCATCTGAAACCGGCCTTTCGCAAGGGGGGCACCGTGACGCCCGCCAATGCCTCGTCGATCTCTGACGGCGCGGCGGCGCTGATCCTTGCGACCGAAGAGGCGGCAGAGGCCGCGGGCTGCACGCCGCGCGCCTATGTGATGGGCCATGCCAGCCACGCGCAGGCGCCCGCGCTGTTTCCCACGGCGCCCGTCCCGGCGGCCCGCAAGCTGCTGGAGCGTCTGGGCTGGGAAAAGGCGGATGTCGACCTCTGGGAGGTGAACGAGGCCTTTGCCGTGGTGCCGATGGCCTTCATGCGCGAAATGACGCTCGACCGCGAGATCGTCAATGTCAACGGCGGGGCCTGCGCGCTGGGTCACCCGATCGGGGCCTCGGGCGCCCGGATCGTGGTGACGCTGTTGCACGCGCTCGAGGCGCGCGGCCTGAAACGGGGCGTCGCCGCGATCTGCATCGGCGGCGGGGAAGGCACCGCCATCGCCATCGAACGCCCCTGA
- a CDS encoding STAS domain-containing protein, with protein MDLTTTRQYGVDIVTVNADRIDAAVAIQFKDRMREALSDAKGRLVMDLHKVTFIDSSGLGAIVAAMKLMPPGAKLELAGLTPAVDKVFRMTRMDSIFAIHADAEAATTGPA; from the coding sequence ATGGACCTTACAACAACCCGGCAATACGGCGTGGACATCGTGACCGTCAATGCCGACCGCATCGACGCGGCGGTCGCGATCCAGTTCAAGGACCGCATGCGCGAGGCGCTCTCCGATGCGAAAGGCCGCCTGGTGATGGACCTGCACAAGGTCACCTTCATCGATTCAAGCGGCCTTGGCGCAATCGTGGCCGCGATGAAGCTGATGCCGCCGGGGGCGAAACTGGAACTGGCCGGACTGACACCCGCCGTGGACAAGGTCTTTCGCATGACCCGCATGGACAGCATCTTCGCCATCCATGCCGATGCCGAGGCGGCGACCACTGGCCCGGCCTGA
- a CDS encoding RluA family pseudouridine synthase, protein MSDYSPPTGVIPILYEDADILLADKPAGLLSVPGKGEHLADCLIARLQRAFPTVRLVHRLDRDTSGVMVFALTEHAQRHLNQQFENRKTRKTYLARVAGRLEPRTGEVDLPLIVDWPNRPRQKVCHETGKPALTGWKVMKTSDGETRLRLFPQTGRTHQLRVHMLALGHPILGDPFYAPETAQAYPRMMLHAEELRLNHPESGKGLTIRAPAPF, encoded by the coding sequence ATGAGCGACTATTCCCCTCCCACGGGCGTGATCCCGATCCTCTACGAAGATGCGGATATTCTGCTCGCCGACAAACCCGCCGGGCTGCTCTCCGTCCCCGGCAAGGGGGAACATCTGGCGGATTGCCTGATCGCGCGCCTGCAGCGGGCCTTCCCGACGGTCCGGCTTGTGCACCGGCTCGACCGGGATACCTCCGGGGTCATGGTCTTCGCCCTGACCGAACACGCGCAGCGCCACCTCAACCAGCAGTTCGAAAACCGCAAGACCCGCAAGACCTACCTCGCCCGGGTGGCCGGACGGCTGGAGCCCAGGACCGGAGAGGTCGACCTGCCGCTGATCGTCGACTGGCCCAACCGGCCGCGCCAGAAAGTCTGCCACGAGACCGGAAAACCGGCGCTGACCGGCTGGAAGGTCATGAAGACATCGGACGGCGAGACCCGCCTGCGCCTCTTTCCGCAGACCGGCCGCACCCACCAGTTGCGCGTCCACATGCTGGCTCTCGGTCACCCGATCCTCGGCGATCCATTCTACGCGCCGGAGACCGCGCAGGCCTACCCGCGCATGATGCTGCATGCCGAAGAGCTGCGTCTGAACCATCCCGAAAGCGGCAAGGGCCTGACGATCCGCGCCCCGGCCCCCTTCTGA
- a CDS encoding aldehyde dehydrogenase family protein — MIEKKQFYINGTWVDPQDGRDHAVIDPSTEEPCALISLGGQADTDAAVAAAKAALPGWMASPVEDRIAALERVYAAYKDRAEDLAQAMSTEMGAPIEMARASQVGAGISHLKNFIAAAKAFEWERPLGDHAPNDRIIHEAVGVCALITPWNWPMNQITLKVGAALVAGNTMVLKPSEESPLDAMIFAEIMDAADLPKGVFNLVNGDGAGVGSQLSSHPDVDMVSFTGSTRAGRLISKAAADTLKRVHLELGGKGANLIFADADEKAVKRGVLHMMNNTGQSCNAPSRMIVEAARYDAAVEEAAAVAQKVTVGPASEEGRHIGPVVNKVQWEKIQDLIQKGIDEGARLVAGGPGRPDGLNKGFYVRPTVFADVTQDMTIAREEIFGPVLSILKFDSEEQAVEMANDTPYGLTNYVQSADDARRVRLARQLRSGMVEMNGQSRGAGSPFGGMKMSGNGREGGAYGIHDFVEVKAVSGWAAE, encoded by the coding sequence ATGATCGAGAAGAAGCAGTTCTACATCAACGGCACATGGGTCGATCCGCAGGACGGCAGGGATCACGCGGTCATCGACCCCTCGACCGAAGAACCCTGCGCGTTGATCTCGCTGGGCGGACAGGCCGACACCGATGCCGCCGTGGCCGCCGCCAAGGCCGCCCTGCCCGGTTGGATGGCGAGCCCGGTCGAGGACCGCATCGCCGCGCTGGAGCGAGTCTATGCCGCCTACAAGGACCGCGCCGAGGATCTGGCGCAGGCCATGTCGACTGAGATGGGCGCCCCCATCGAGATGGCGCGCGCCAGCCAGGTCGGGGCGGGGATTTCCCACCTCAAGAACTTCATCGCCGCCGCCAAGGCCTTTGAATGGGAGCGTCCGCTGGGCGACCACGCCCCGAACGACCGCATCATCCACGAGGCGGTCGGCGTCTGCGCCCTGATCACGCCGTGGAACTGGCCGATGAACCAGATCACGCTGAAGGTCGGCGCGGCGCTGGTGGCGGGCAACACCATGGTGCTGAAGCCCTCGGAGGAAAGCCCGCTGGACGCGATGATCTTCGCCGAGATCATGGACGCCGCCGACCTGCCCAAGGGCGTCTTCAACCTCGTGAACGGGGACGGCGCGGGCGTGGGCTCGCAGCTGTCGTCGCATCCGGATGTGGACATGGTCAGCTTCACCGGCTCGACCCGCGCGGGGCGCCTGATCTCGAAGGCCGCCGCCGACACGCTCAAGCGCGTGCATCTGGAGCTGGGCGGCAAGGGCGCCAACCTGATCTTCGCCGATGCGGACGAAAAGGCGGTGAAGCGCGGCGTGCTGCACATGATGAACAACACCGGCCAGTCCTGCAACGCGCCCTCGCGGATGATCGTCGAGGCCGCGCGCTATGACGCCGCCGTCGAAGAGGCGGCAGCCGTGGCGCAGAAGGTCACCGTGGGCCCCGCCTCGGAAGAGGGGCGCCACATCGGCCCGGTGGTGAACAAGGTGCAGTGGGAGAAGATCCAGGACCTGATCCAGAAGGGCATCGACGAAGGCGCGCGGCTGGTCGCGGGCGGCCCCGGGCGGCCCGACGGGCTGAACAAGGGCTTCTACGTGCGACCCACGGTCTTTGCCGACGTGACGCAGGACATGACCATCGCGCGCGAGGAGATCTTTGGCCCGGTGCTGTCGATCCTGAAGTTCGACAGCGAGGAGCAGGCGGTCGAGATGGCCAACGACACGCCCTACGGCCTGACCAACTACGTCCAAAGCGCCGACGACGCCCGGCGCGTGCGCCTTGCCCGCCAGCTGCGGTCGGGCATGGTCGAGATGAACGGCCAGTCGCGCGGCGCGGGCTCTCCCTTCGGCGGCATGAAGATGTCCGGCAACGGCCGCGAGGGCGGCGCCTATGGCATCCACGATTTCGTCGAGGTCAAGGCGGTGTCCGGCTGGGCCGCCGAGTGA
- a CDS encoding endonuclease NucS domain-containing protein: MERQGYADNTRLAQMHRVGKVEQAYGSLEDHVSNGTLSDVIDELTYTTEDERHGRPNPSQLDFNGNIRNNLASYKNAAQRYARFLSETEGLDIDAAGASSEDVERSVALAVVAEDGNQKLALERDMQQALRRDIASFDPGLRIVDGGAERRVESGFIDILCEDPQGRLTVVEFKAGKTDARVIAQTLGYMGDLMAEEPGREVKGVIIAHDFDSRTVAAARAIPNVELATYAVSFTFQRMGTQ; this comes from the coding sequence ATGGAACGGCAAGGGTATGCTGACAACACACGGCTCGCGCAGATGCACCGTGTCGGGAAGGTAGAGCAGGCCTACGGCTCTCTGGAAGATCACGTCTCGAACGGGACCCTCTCGGACGTCATAGACGAACTCACCTACACCACGGAAGACGAGCGGCACGGCCGGCCCAATCCTTCCCAGCTCGACTTCAACGGCAATATCCGCAACAACCTCGCCTCCTACAAGAACGCGGCGCAACGCTATGCCCGGTTTTTATCCGAGACGGAGGGACTGGATATCGACGCCGCGGGTGCTTCCTCCGAGGATGTCGAACGTTCTGTTGCCCTTGCTGTCGTCGCCGAGGATGGAAACCAAAAGCTGGCGCTCGAACGGGACATGCAGCAGGCGCTGCGGCGCGATATCGCCAGCTTCGATCCCGGATTGCGGATCGTCGACGGCGGCGCGGAGCGGCGCGTCGAGTCGGGCTTTATAGACATTCTCTGCGAAGACCCGCAGGGGCGGCTGACTGTCGTCGAATTCAAGGCCGGTAAAACCGACGCGCGGGTCATCGCGCAAACCCTGGGCTACATGGGCGACTTGATGGCAGAGGAACCGGGGCGCGAGGTCAAGGGAGTGATCATCGCGCATGATTTCGACAGCCGGACCGTCGCGGCAGCCCGCGCCATTCCCAACGTTGAGCTTGCCACCTATGCGGTGTCCTTCACGTTCCAGCGCATGGGCACCCAATGA
- a CDS encoding gamma-glutamyltransferase family protein, producing MRDFQLPGRSPVLAMNGLCATSHPLAAEAAISILRQGGNAMDAAIAGAVLLGLAEPAMTGIGGDCFALVSPAGGDEVIAVNGSGRAPAGGSAAALRAEGHDTVPLDSAHAVTVPGAVDAFCTMSERWGRLGLADSLAPAIRAMDEGVPVAPRVAFDYAASGHRLQGAARRHFLPGDAALTKGQIFRLPGQAEVLRRIAAQGRSAFYEGEVAEDMVDSLRALGGCHWLEDFAATACTVGAPLDGVYKGHELLEHPPNGQGVTAQLLLNILSEFDLGAMDPLGADRAHIEAEAAKLAYDARNRFVADPDHMTRLDHLRAPETARALAALIDPKRAMTSATRISEAMHRDTVYITVVDRDRMAVSLIYSIFHSFGAGLASDRFGILFQNRGAGFSLAEGHANEMAGGKRPMHTIIPAMLRKEGRVTMPFGVMGGQYQPNGHARVLTNMIDYGMEPQQALDAPRCFADRDVLQIERGYAPGVAAELAARGHEVREATKPIGGAQAIVIHENGVLEGASDPRKDGCAVGY from the coding sequence ATGCGCGATTTCCAGCTTCCCGGACGGTCCCCCGTCCTGGCAATGAACGGCCTTTGCGCCACCTCGCATCCGCTTGCGGCAGAGGCGGCGATCTCGATCCTGCGGCAGGGCGGCAATGCGATGGATGCTGCCATTGCAGGCGCCGTGCTGCTGGGGCTGGCAGAGCCCGCGATGACAGGGATCGGCGGCGACTGCTTCGCGCTGGTCTCTCCGGCGGGCGGCGACGAGGTAATCGCGGTCAACGGATCGGGCCGCGCGCCCGCCGGGGGCAGCGCCGCGGCCCTGCGCGCGGAAGGTCATGACACGGTGCCGCTGGACAGCGCCCATGCGGTGACGGTGCCCGGCGCCGTCGATGCCTTCTGCACCATGTCGGAGCGCTGGGGCAGGCTGGGGCTGGCCGACAGCCTCGCCCCGGCGATTCGCGCCATGGACGAGGGCGTGCCCGTCGCGCCGCGCGTGGCCTTCGACTACGCCGCCTCGGGCCACCGGCTTCAGGGCGCGGCGCGACGGCATTTCCTGCCCGGCGATGCGGCGCTGACGAAGGGCCAGATCTTTCGCCTGCCCGGTCAGGCCGAGGTTCTGCGGCGGATCGCGGCGCAGGGCCGCAGCGCCTTCTACGAAGGCGAGGTGGCCGAGGACATGGTCGACAGCCTGCGCGCGCTGGGGGGCTGCCACTGGCTGGAGGATTTCGCCGCCACCGCCTGCACGGTCGGCGCGCCGTTGGACGGGGTCTACAAGGGGCACGAGCTGCTGGAGCATCCGCCCAACGGACAGGGCGTGACGGCACAGCTGCTGCTGAACATCCTGTCGGAGTTCGACCTCGGCGCCATGGATCCCCTCGGCGCCGACCGCGCCCATATCGAGGCCGAGGCGGCGAAGCTGGCCTATGATGCCCGCAACCGCTTTGTCGCCGACCCGGACCACATGACCCGGCTCGACCATCTGCGGGCACCAGAGACGGCGCGGGCGCTGGCGGCGCTGATCGACCCGAAGCGGGCGATGACATCGGCCACCCGGATCAGCGAAGCGATGCACAGGGACACGGTCTACATCACCGTGGTCGACCGCGACCGCATGGCGGTCTCGCTGATCTATTCGATCTTCCACAGCTTCGGCGCGGGGCTGGCCTCGGACCGCTTCGGCATCCTGTTCCAGAACCGCGGGGCCGGGTTCTCGCTGGCCGAGGGGCACGCCAACGAGATGGCGGGCGGCAAGCGACCCATGCATACGATCATCCCGGCGATGCTGCGAAAGGAGGGCCGCGTGACCATGCCCTTCGGGGTGATGGGCGGCCAGTACCAGCCCAACGGCCACGCCCGGGTGCTGACCAACATGATCGACTACGGAATGGAGCCTCAGCAGGCGCTGGATGCACCCCGCTGCTTTGCCGACCGGGACGTGCTGCAGATCGAGCGCGGCTATGCCCCGGGGGTTGCGGCCGAGCTGGCGGCGCGGGGCCATGAGGTGCGCGAGGCGACCAAACCGATCGGCGGCGCGCAGGCGATCGTGATCCACGAGAACGGCGTGCTGGAAGGCGCCTCGGACCCGCGCAAGGACGGCTGCGCGGTGGGCTACTGA